The Gossypium hirsutum isolate 1008001.06 chromosome A13, Gossypium_hirsutum_v2.1, whole genome shotgun sequence nucleotide sequence gtaaaAACCCTTGTATgttcaaattagaaaataaatccatACGGgtaagggacatgggcgtgtccctatttTGCTTAGGCCGTGGGAGTCACATTGGCCTTCAACTCAGCCATgtcaaaatggccacacgggtgtgtcgcctttccacacgggcgtgtcgcctTTCCATACGGGTGTGTGCCCCTGTTTCAAGTGGtatttttcaaagtttccaaAAATGTTCAGAGTATCCTCAAAATGTtctcaaagcatgttttgggcctagTAGTTCCATATTAAGGTCGTTTAGACAAttattgaaaggttttaaatttgatcgAGTTTTTATGATTCGAATATGCTCATGTGTATGCGTTTAAGTCATGTAATACCTCATGCCCAGTCTCAGGCTCagacttgggtaaggggtgttacatttagtggtatcaaagctatagtttagtcgattctaggactaacctagcgtgagtacgagtctagttatacatgccatattgtatattaatagtgtgacgactcctgacgaaaCGAACTGTgcttttatatatagtaaatggtCCTGACGTGGCTACGgcggatgatgtggaaagtaatgcgctggCTCTCACTGAAGGGACCGCGCCGGTGGGTAGTGGGCTGGTGACAATGAGTCAGGGCGGAgtggctagagaagcttacctccacatgatggatACATGGTACTAAGAGTTCATTCGTGCGAAttcgaacactccacctcccccacctcctccaatTCCTCAGCCTGCCCCTATGGCTCCCCATAGAGCAGTCATGATTAGGAAAAAGAAACTTCCAGTAGACAGAATTCGTAAGCATGGGGCCGAGAAATTTTTGGCAAATATTAATGATGATCCAAAGagggctgagttttggttggaaaatactattagggtatttgatgaattatcgtgcacatcGGAGGAGTGTATGAAGTGtgtagtgtcactcctacgagactcagcctaccaatggtggaatactctcgtgtcagtTGTACCGAGGGAGcgaataacttgggaattctttcaagaagagttctgtaagaagtacattagtcaaaGGTTGATCGATCAAAAGAGGAaagagttccttgaattgaaacaaggtcgtatgacagtgacagagTATAAGCGCGAGTTTGTAAGACTTAGCAAATATGCGTGGGAGTGCGTATCCATAGAAGCCATGATGTGTAAGAGGTTcgaagatggattgaacgaagacatcAGACTATTGGTTGGCACCTTAGAGTTAAGAGaattcgtggtacttgttgagagagcttgcaaggccgaaaAATTagccaaggaaaagagaaaagtgGACATTGAGTCTCGTGACTCAAAGAAGAGATAGATAGGGAAGTAACATCAGAGCTCATCCAAAAGATTGAAAAAGTTTCCTACTCGATCAAATGCATCAGTGGGGTTCTCGAGCAAGAGTAAGAATAAGCAGTATGCGGTGACAaaagcccaaaccacttctatcgcaagtgttggtagtgctcgccCAGATTGACTAGAGTGTCTTCAGTGCGGTAGACATTATTTCGGTGAATGCCGAGGTAGTGAAAGGGgttgtttcaaatgtgggtcgCTTGACCATTTTATCTATAATTGTCCTGAGATGGGTGGGAAAAATAGAGATCAAGTTGTGAGATCGAGTAACGTtccttcgaggggtagaccatAGAAGAACTCGGGAAGTAGGGCTAGTAGCCGAAGTACACCTAAAGATTCCACTATGAGGTCCAAGGGCaaagcgcctgcaaggacttacgaCATACGTGCctgtgaagaggcagagtctctcgATGTGAgtacgggtactttttctatccatgatatatctgtagttgctttgattgacctggGGTCTACCCAttattatatttgtatgaaattgatacccTGTATGAATATGCTAGtcgagtctattgaatttgtggttaaagtgtgcaaccctttaggcaaacatgtattagttgaccaagtgtgtagaaattgtcctttgataatTAGAGTTCATTGTTTTctagctaacttgatgttatttccatttaatgaatttgatctAATCCTTtggatggattggttaacttctcatggtgttgtagtggattgtggatgaaaagtgattgagttgaaatgtgGAAGGGGGGATGTTCTTCTGGTTGAATCAGGTGAATTGGATAATTTGCTTGTAGTGATATTGTCTATGACTGcagaaagatatttgagaaaaggttgcgaagcttacCTTACCTTTGTCTTTAATACTCAAgcatctgaattgaagattgagtcagtaccagtggtatgtgagttcacagatgtgtttccagaggaattactcGAATTGCCTCCagtgagggaagttgaatttggaattgagttaaTCCCTGGTACgacacccatctcgattgctctGTATAAGATGGCTCCGTCAGAGTCAAAGGAGTTTAAagttcaactacaagagttaacagataaagttTTTGCGAGCCGAGTttttctccgtggggtgctccagtactttttgtgaaaaagaaagacgggtcgataaGGTTATGTACAGACTACAGGCAGCTTAACAAGGTGACTTTAAAGAACAAGTGTCCCTTGCCAAGGATAGAcaatttgtttgaccaattgaaaggagccactgtgttttccaagatagacttaAGGTCCGGTTGTTACCAGCTCAAAGTAAAGGAGCGAGATGTACCGAAAATCGTGTTTAGGATGAGGTATaggcactatgagttccttgttatgccctttggtttaacaaatgcccctatggtgtttatggacttgatgaaccgcatttttcgtctgtatttggataagttcgtgctggtctttatcgatgatatattgatttattctcaaGATACGAGTGAACACGCGGAGCATTTAAGAACTATTTTGCAGACCTTAAgggataagcagctgtatgccaagtttagtaaaagtgagttttggctccaagaggTTGGATTCTTAGGACACATAGTGTCGGGTGACgaaattagagttgacccgagtaagatctcagCTATTGTAGAGTGGAAACCGTCGAGGAATGTGTCAgagattagaagctttctgggcttagctgggtactacagacggtttgttagAGGGTCCTCAATGATAGCTATACCAATGACTAGACTGCTAAAAAAAGAGGTCAAGTTCGAGTGGAATgataagtgccaacagagttttatgacattaaaggctttattgactAAAGCCCCATTTTAGTGCAATTGAAaccaggaaaagagtttgtggtatatagcgatgcctccttgaatggattggggtgcGCACTCAcgcaagaaggtaaggtcatagcctatgcatcgagacagttaaagccgtaCGAGAAAAACTACCTGACatacgatttagagttggccgccattgtatttgcattgaaaatatagagacaccatttgtatagtGAGAAATGCCGAGTGCTTACCGaccataaaagcctcaagtatttgatgactcaaaaggagttgaacctacGACAACAGAGATGGTTGGAGTATATAAAATACTACGAGTTGataattgattaccacccaggaaaggcgaatgtagtcaccGACGCGCTAAGTAGAAAGTCATTATTCGCATTGAGGGCcatgtgtaatatcctgaattagggcttaatcggaattaGGGCttaatatgatatgattgcatgattgtgtgaaaatttcgtgatgaaattctatgcctaaagtgcttaaattgaaagtagggactaaatcgaataagttgcaaaatttgcattctagaagtttttagtatgaaattgcattgaaatattaattaggaggtcttaaataacaatttgaccaatttctaagtctatggacaaaaattggacatggatggaatttttggaaagtttagtagtaagggcattttggtcatttagttattaaaatgaattaaaaacaaaattaaaagccaatttttgtccatcttctttattaggccgaaatttcataacttgctcatcatttaattccatttatactatttttagtgatttttcaaattcatgtcattgctgcagcaatattctattttaaggcaaatttcatcttttcatgagttgttatgaactagataacctattaaacttccatgatatcaaacatgatctaaatttaaccatcaccatgacttatcaatatcaaacgttttctcaaccaatcatggtcatatcataaaattatttacacaaaataagtatattgctatatatgccatacttaagttttacaagccatttacccagatgaaagtcctttggatagtgtgatcgaactttcaacccatcccgattcccgagctggcttgttcaaaacttggtaccaaaatataaagattttgcaatttagtccacaatcttttcttttcctcgatcgcgacttgaatctcgtttctcttgattatggagcttggaagcttgaaacaaaccctaactatggagaacccttgaaatttcggcctaatgaagaagatggacaaaaattggcttttaattttgtttttaattcattttaataactaaatgaccaaaatgcccttactactaaactttccaaaaattccatccatgtccaatttttgtccatagacttagaaattggtcaaattgttatttaagacctcctaattaatatttcaatgcaatttcatactaaaaaaattctagaatacaaattttgtaacttattcgatttagtccctactttcaatttaagcactttaggcatagaatttcatcacgaaattttcacacaatcatgcaatcatatcatattcatcaaaataattataaaataattatttctatctcggatttgtggtcacgaaaccactattccgattaagccctaattcaggatattacatggATTGGGAATCATCtctaaaaaaattgtaataattgGATTGCTAAGTTAAGGGTTTGTATCCAAACTTAAACTATTTATATTTAAGATATAAATTGTTTTagttatgtgtaaaagattcctATCAATCTTGTTATGGTTAATTGGAGATAGCCTTTGGTTGTATGATTATCTTTATGTTATTGTGAGTTCCAGTACATAATATGATGATATTAATTTCTATTACATAGATCCATAACCAAGAACatgaatatatgcatgtttttaaattttaaatttcattcatGCCTTGTTATGCCTTTAATTGTCCACGATTTTCGAATAGGAAAGTGCAAAGAGTCATTAAACTCGACGATTTTAAGAGAGTGAGTAGGGTGGAGTCTTTGCAAAGTAAGATCATGTATCATTTTTGTCTCATTTGCCCTAGTGTTCGAGGAGAAAAGTTGGATGTAAGCCTCTTCCATTGAGTTTCTTACCCTCATGAGTATCATAATAAGGTGGTGGTTGCCAGCTTAGGTTACAAATGGAGTCATCCTAAAGGGATTAGTTGAGTCATCTATCGAATGTGATGGATTAATAGATGTCATCAGCAGTGCGTAAGGAGGAGGGCAAGCAGTCGCCTTGTCCCCCctccaaatgaaaaaaaatcatataacccttttaatttttaggaaatcaaaattaatataatagtaaGATTGTACTTtagcccttaattttttttttcatttctgaCCCTTAaaacaattttctaattttgtctATAGTCATCAAAGATTCTTTTCCATATATCTTTTGTTTATTGTGTGAGCTAATTAAGTGAAACACTTAGTCAACAGGATGAGATCGAGTTCTCCTAATGAGGTTGTGCATCACCAAGTTTCTATAGTGAATGACGATTCTGATGAAAAGAACCCAATGCGAATGTATAACAATAACAAATTTCAATTAATAACCATAATCAATCACATTAAATTTagattaatcttttaaaataataaataatacatagtCATTACTTTATATATATCACATTTCATTTTGTCAAAAAAAGAATATATCATGTTTCTATGTCCTGAGATTTCCTCTGGCTTCTCAGTTTACAAATAAATATGCATcagttttatatatgtatatgttgtaTATGTAATATTTGGGGACTGTAAAAGACAATGGGGGACATGAGTCGGTATCAGCTTCGTATGGTGGGATGGGAACAATATGATTTGGTAACTTTCAGCGCCAACAAAAAAGCGGAGTACTCGTCACGTTCACCAATGATGTATAGGGTATAATAATGGGTAGTTTGGATCATGGAtattggatttatttttttatagatcTAGAAAATAATTgtattccaaaatttttaacgaCTATTTATAGGGGATTTAAAGAACATGCGAATATTTACTGTcacatattgattatttgaatttactttctttctttcttttttggataattgggtttaaataattaatattcaaatttaatttatttttgttgacAACAAatttagatttatatatatatttatatatatagcatttTACTACTCTTAAAAATGTTGAGTATCGTActtgtattttaaaaatgtttattgtgatatttaaatattacttaatacTTGTACTTTCATAAAATGATTGATGTGATacatatattttgaaaatgttgaatgcggtatttgaattatcaatttcatattattatagtATTTGGAGTTAACACAATTAATGAATACTGAACCAGccaataaaaatttaacatgTGAAAACTTTGTTTTTTCAAATCGTCAATTACAGATGAATAATATATTGTTAtgcgaaaaattaaataaaaaaattaaattaaattttaaaaataaactaaatgtaAACCACATatagttaataataaaaaaaatactatacttacataaacaaaattatcatattctctactaaagtaaataaaatagatCCAAACATTTTAGAAGCAAAATTTGAAGAATCTCATGATAATTGAAAACAagttattcaaaaagaaaattgagtTAATAATTGCAAGCTCGAACATATTACtacttttctcttcaaatttttgcTAAGAAAAATCTCAAGAAATGaaattgacatgtttaggtttagttatttgttttttaatttaattttattaaattttttgttttattaactttttgcataatgttatattattcatgtgaatttaatgatttgaaaaaaatcacatgtcaaattttatttgttaatttagtaTTTATCAAGTGTATTAACTCCAAGtactatatattttatgaaagtgTACGCATTAAATAATACATAAGTGATAATGCAAGTACCACAgtgaatattttataaaaatacaattactaaataatatacaaatttatAGTTCAAATATTGCATTAGATATTTTCTAAATGCAAGTATTAGATTAGATATTTTATGTATTAACTGTAACATTATCCCATGAATATTTAACGAATttagatattaaaaaataatttaattaatttaaattcagaTATAATTGCATTGATTTAATTTGGAATAAACTCattccaattttaaaaataaatttgtgaTCCACCAATTTTAGTTTTGTGGATTCGAATTTTACAAGAACTACAAAATATCTAACTTGCTAACGTCAGTAAACGTATGTGAAAGAAACACTTGGAATAAAGTCAAAGGGGAGAGATGAGATAACATTCCTCAGTGTCAGTGGTTCCATAATTAATTCTCCCTCCGCTACgtattgaaatttgaaaatactCAAAACTATCTAGCCTTGATGgcaactagaggtgatcatgagcCGAgttgggtcgggccgggccgggtttaGGCCGGGTCCATATAAATTTTTAGGTCCATCTACTAGGTTCGGGTTGGGTCCGgtccgaaatatgggcctaaaattttgttcaagcccggtcaaaaataaaattgctaagcccgagcccggctcggcccggcccatattaaatttttttatttcattaaataaaaaaagtttaaaaatataataaatcaaatatatttaaaaacataaaaacaaatattaaaacaaataaaaataatactaaaacaattcttaaaacaatacacaaaataataatataataaaaaatggttatattaaaaatttaaaataattaaaaataaaataaatatatatattaatatataatttgggccgggccgggccgggccgggtccgGGCCAAAAAACCCTTAcctgaggcccggcccgttttctaaacgggcctcgtttttttgcctaagcctatttttcgggcctatatttttacccaaaccctcccatttttcgtgCCGGCCTTTGGGCCGGGCTGGGCCGCCcagcccatgatcagctctaaTGGCAACCACACCCAATTGGTTAATTTAATGGTAATTTAGATGAAGTAGCTTCCCCCACAGGGGAGAAGACAAGAGGAGGCCGAAGATGTTAGCCTTTCAGCTTATTCTCTAACCACCCACTATATTTTTTCCTAAATAAGATGTCAAAGCCCCCAACCCCAACCTCAACCATACTTTGCTCTAGCTTTAGCTTTACTCCTACTCAAAAacacttataaattttaaattttaaaattaaaatttataaaattgtcaTCTAGCACCAACTCAAACCGTTGAGAACAATTCTCTCAGCTTTCCCTCCAACCATGAGCTTTGCGGCATCTCCTTCAGCCATAATGATGAAAACTTACAAAGGAAAGCTACCTCTTTCCGTTATCACAGTTATAGTCTGCGCTTTTGCATTCCTTGCTCTTCTATATACACAAAGCTTAACTTTTCTTTCTTCAAATTATATTCTCAAATCCAAGTCCTGTGCTAGAAGAGGTGCTGTTGTAGAAGCTAGTAAGTTATTATATAGCTAAGTTACTGATTGAAATCATTTCCCTGCTCAGTCTTCTAATATTGAACCCCCCccccaaccaaaaaaaaaaaaaacaaagattctAATATTGAACTGTCATTGTCCAACAGATGATCATAGAACGGCAGAGGAGAACGTAGAAATCCTCGAAATCGATGACAGGTTCGAGTTTGACCCTGAAGAGTGCGATATTGGTAAAGGTAAGTGGGTGTTCAACCGCTCTATCAAGCCATTATACACAGATACAAGTTGTCCATACCTGGACAGGCAATTTTCTTGCGTCAAAAATGGTCGGCTTGATTTTGACTACCATCACTGGGAGTGGCAGCCTGAGGACTGTGACTTGCCTAGGTAACAatattttactctctttttttcgtTCATGCATGGAACTGAAACCAGTTGTTTTTTTAGTTTACTTATGTTGTGTGATGTTTCGTCTATGTAGATTTAATCCAGAACTTGCACTTCAAAAGCTTCGAGGAAAGAGGCTACTCTTTGCTGGGGATTCCCTGCAAAGGAATCAATGGGAGTCTTTCGTTTGCATGGTTGAATGGACTATACCTCCAGAAAAGAAGTCTATGAAACGAGGAAAAGTTCATTCTGTCTTCAAAGCCAAGGTATTAAACTATTAATTACGCCTCTAACACTTGAAAGACTTCAAGTTCCTTCGCTTGAATGTCAAGCAAAAGGCTGTAAATTcgtcagaaaaaaaaaaaaagctaatgtTTCCCACTATTTTTATTTTCCCAGGAATATAATGCAACGATTGAATTTTACTGGGCCCCGTTTCTTATTGAATCCAATACGGATATCGACGTTTTAGATCCGAAGAAAAGAATACTAAAAGTTGATTCAGTTGCCAAGCACTCTAAACACTGGGAAGGAGCTGATATACTTGCGTTTAATACTTACGTTTGGTGGATGAGTGGGCTTAGACTCAAGACATTGTGAGTTGTCTGTCTCTGTCAAACCAATTTAATCTGTTTTAACCAAGCAATTCCTTGTGAATTAAGCATCTAATTCGAAAGTAACATTACGAACAGATGGGGTTCATTTGCAAATGGCGATGAAGGTTACGCAGAGCTGGATACAGCAGTTGCCTACCAAATAGGTTTGAAGACATGGGCTAACTGGATCGATTCAACTTTAAATCCCAACAAGACCCGTGTTTTCTTCACAACTATATCCCCTATCCATACAAGGTTTCTTTCTGCTTGgttgtaatgaagaaaaagatcattttcatttaaatttgctAAAATTCCAATTTAATGTGTTTCTGTGCAGAAGCGAAGAGTGGGGCAAGACAGATGGGCTGAAATGTTTCAATGAAACAAAGCCAGTGAAGAAGTTGTGGGGAAGTGGTTCCGACAAGGAGATGATGAGTGTGGTGGCGGGTGTGCTGAAGAAAATGAAAGTTGCAGTTACAGTTGTAAATATAACACAGCTCTCAGAGTACAGAGTCGACGCACATTCATCAATTTATACAGAGACTGGGGGAAGGCTCTTAAATGATGAGGAAAAAGCAGACCCTGGACGCCATGCTGATTGCATCCATTGGTGCCTGCCTGGTGTTCCTGATACTTGGAATCGAATATTTTTAGCACATTTGTAAAATTTCGT carries:
- the LOC107894547 gene encoding protein trichome birefringence-like 3, with the protein product MSFAASPSAIMMKTYKGKLPLSVITVIVCAFAFLALLYTQSLTFLSSNYILKSKSCARRGAVVEANDHRTAEENVEILEIDDRFEFDPEECDIGKGKWVFNRSIKPLYTDTSCPYLDRQFSCVKNGRLDFDYHHWEWQPEDCDLPRFNPELALQKLRGKRLLFAGDSLQRNQWESFVCMVEWTIPPEKKSMKRGKVHSVFKAKEYNATIEFYWAPFLIESNTDIDVLDPKKRILKVDSVAKHSKHWEGADILAFNTYVWWMSGLRLKTLWGSFANGDEGYAELDTAVAYQIGLKTWANWIDSTLNPNKTRVFFTTISPIHTRSEEWGKTDGLKCFNETKPVKKLWGSGSDKEMMSVVAGVLKKMKVAVTVVNITQLSEYRVDAHSSIYTETGGRLLNDEEKADPGRHADCIHWCLPGVPDTWNRIFLAHL